The following are from one region of the Methanospirillum hungatei genome:
- a CDS encoding DUF364 domain-containing protein, whose translation MNTDTLAPSDGQDEGLTLSASPDIDLSIGGSILEETKNRLMDRYGDQIKTITLDRVVIGIFYTGVQLSDGSAGICFTPIKAIPESVCCPSSARAMPKAGKLKGMKVTDVFKYLTQPAPIKRAIAIATLNALSDGIWRNNPEEGAGRYRIDEGDDIFSFVHLEDVHKAVVIGALIPVIKSFKEKEIPYRIAELDIRTLKAEEIPFFVSQEDLPMELATADMVIISGTTLLNDTLEGILQACNTASKIFLIGPTATMLPESFFKRKVSVLAGNRVVDSEKILDVLIEGGSGYHFYGDSSRKVMIIKE comes from the coding sequence ATGAATACTGATACTCTGGCACCATCAGATGGTCAGGATGAGGGGCTCACCCTCTCTGCCTCTCCTGATATCGATCTCTCCATCGGTGGTTCGATTCTAGAAGAGACCAAAAACCGTCTGATGGATCGGTATGGCGATCAGATTAAAACCATTACTCTTGATCGGGTAGTGATTGGTATCTTCTATACTGGTGTGCAATTGTCTGACGGATCAGCAGGGATCTGTTTTACTCCCATCAAGGCGATTCCGGAATCAGTCTGTTGTCCCTCCTCGGCACGAGCGATGCCCAAGGCAGGAAAATTGAAGGGAATGAAGGTCACCGATGTTTTCAAATATCTGACTCAGCCTGCCCCGATAAAACGGGCCATTGCGATTGCAACTCTGAATGCTCTTTCTGATGGAATTTGGCGGAATAATCCAGAGGAAGGAGCAGGACGATATCGGATTGATGAAGGCGATGATATTTTTTCCTTTGTTCACCTTGAAGACGTACATAAGGCAGTTGTTATCGGGGCCCTGATCCCGGTGATTAAATCATTTAAAGAAAAAGAGATCCCCTACCGTATCGCTGAACTGGATATAAGAACCCTGAAAGCAGAAGAGATACCCTTTTTTGTCAGTCAGGAAGATCTCCCTATGGAACTTGCAACCGCTGATATGGTGATCATCTCCGGGACAACATTACTGAATGACACGTTGGAAGGAATTCTTCAAGCATGTAATACGGCTTCAAAAATATTTCTCATTGGTCCGACTGCAACTATGCTTCCTGAAAGTTTTTTCAAACGAAAGGTTTCAGTTCTTGCAGGAAACCGGGTGGTTGATTCAGAAAAAATTCTTGATGTTCTTATCGAAGGAGGGTCCGGGTATCATTTCTATGGCGATTCCTCCAGAAAGGTCATGATAATAAAAGAGTAA
- a CDS encoding FecCD family ABC transporter permease encodes MEIVHSGWMNKYGLSAGIAGIILSPFILMLISLFLGQYSLDPVTVLIILFSPVFHPEPTWTEAQANVIFNIRIPRILGAFLIGGGLSVSGAVYQSLFRNPMVSPDILGVSSGAGFGAAIAILFSLPLLVIEGSAFLFGLLSVGFAVTLAKIYKGESILVLVLSGIIMSSLFTSLISLVKFVADPTSKLPAITYWLMGSLSAVTMQDILLGGVFILPGVAYCMLIGWRLNVFSLGDEEAGALGIDTRRMKYILILISTMITAYSVCICGIIGWIGLVIPHLGRMMVGPDNGYLIPVSFFLGAAYLILIDNIARNATTAEIPLGILTAIVGVPFFAFIMARRDVGWT; translated from the coding sequence ATGGAAATCGTTCACTCCGGATGGATGAATAAATACGGATTATCGGCAGGGATTGCAGGTATCATCCTCTCTCCCTTCATCCTTATGCTTATCTCATTATTTTTAGGTCAATACTCCCTAGATCCGGTTACTGTTCTTATTATTCTGTTTTCACCGGTTTTTCATCCGGAGCCCACGTGGACTGAAGCTCAAGCAAATGTTATCTTTAACATACGAATACCCCGGATTCTCGGCGCCTTTTTAATCGGAGGGGGACTTTCCGTTTCAGGAGCGGTCTATCAAAGTCTTTTCAGAAACCCGATGGTATCACCAGATATCCTGGGAGTTTCTTCCGGAGCCGGATTTGGTGCAGCAATTGCAATTCTTTTCTCACTCCCACTTCTGGTAATTGAAGGATCAGCCTTTCTCTTCGGGCTCTTGTCTGTCGGGTTTGCGGTTACTCTTGCGAAGATTTACAAGGGAGAATCTATCCTGGTTCTGGTTTTATCAGGAATTATCATGAGTTCACTTTTTACCTCCCTAATTTCACTGGTGAAATTTGTCGCTGATCCTACCTCAAAACTTCCGGCGATCACCTACTGGCTGATGGGATCGCTCAGTGCGGTGACAATGCAGGACATACTCCTTGGAGGAGTGTTTATTCTCCCAGGAGTTGCATATTGCATGCTCATCGGATGGCGACTGAACGTTTTTTCACTTGGTGATGAAGAGGCAGGGGCACTTGGGATAGATACCCGGCGAATGAAGTATATCCTGATCCTAATTTCGACGATGATTACTGCGTATTCTGTGTGCATATGTGGAATCATCGGATGGATTGGTCTTGTTATCCCCCATCTCGGAAGAATGATGGTGGGACCTGATAATGGGTATCTTATTCCGGTTTCGTTCTTTCTTGGGGCCGCTTATCTCATCCTGATAGATAATATCGCCAGGAATGCCACGACCGCTGAAATACCTCTTGGAATCCTCACCGCTATTGTGGGAGTTCCATTTTTTGCGTTTATCATGGCAAGACGTGATGTAGGGTGGACATGA
- a CDS encoding FmdE family protein, whose translation MSELGDEYTKEEILSLLKEKGYNGPIIEWFDKCIDFHTFPAAGLLIGIFMVDKALDLLGAKPGEKLYAVCETTKCAPDPLQVITHCTTGNHRLNVIPIGRFAITVNRPSTGDNAEGFRVKVDPAKLVDTPILEAWFANTPKFDGMTMKKKLVEDILDKGTGMLSWEKVRILVSHKKKWKTVICSLCGEPVPDNMVENGLCPGCGSQKYYEKI comes from the coding sequence ATGTCAGAACTCGGAGATGAATACACAAAAGAAGAAATTCTCTCTCTTTTGAAAGAAAAAGGATATAATGGCCCTATTATTGAATGGTTTGACAAGTGTATCGATTTTCACACCTTTCCTGCAGCAGGTCTCCTCATCGGTATTTTCATGGTGGATAAAGCACTTGATCTCCTTGGAGCAAAACCCGGAGAAAAACTCTATGCAGTCTGTGAAACCACGAAATGTGCCCCCGATCCTCTTCAGGTTATTACACACTGTACCACTGGGAATCATCGGCTTAATGTTATACCCATAGGAAGATTTGCAATAACCGTGAACCGTCCAAGTACAGGCGACAATGCAGAAGGATTCCGTGTAAAAGTAGATCCGGCAAAACTTGTTGATACCCCTATACTTGAAGCATGGTTTGCTAATACTCCAAAATTTGATGGCATGACCATGAAAAAGAAATTGGTCGAAGATATACTGGACAAGGGCACAGGAATGCTTTCATGGGAAAAAGTCAGAATTCTTGTCAGTCATAAAAAGAAATGGAAAACGGTTATCTGCTCTTTATGTGGTGAGCCGGTTCCAGACAACATGGTGGAAAATGGCCTCTGCCCCGGGTGTGGAAGTCAGAAGTATTATGAAAAAATCTAA
- a CDS encoding ABC transporter ATP-binding protein, protein MMFSIKNAGFWYKPEREIFRDVTFSLERGKILCILGPNGIGKSTLLKCCGNILPVRTGEVRMDGKEIEHWSRRELAQKVGYVPQAHTIVFPFSVLQLVLLGRTPHIAEYSRPGQKDIKIAEEALKSVGIEHLRDAPVNRISGGECQLAMIARALAQEPSILILDEPTNHLDFGNQIRILHILNKLAKERSISIIMSTHYPDHTFLLSCQVGIMTNGIVSLVGHAEDVVTEDSLEKTYQISIGIHFIEPAKRNVCVPSYP, encoded by the coding sequence ATGATGTTTTCAATAAAAAATGCAGGATTCTGGTACAAACCAGAACGAGAAATATTCAGGGATGTTACATTCTCGCTTGAGAGAGGAAAAATCCTTTGTATCCTGGGTCCGAACGGCATTGGAAAATCAACACTTCTGAAATGCTGTGGAAATATTCTCCCGGTAAGGACTGGTGAAGTTCGAATGGATGGAAAAGAAATTGAGCATTGGTCACGTAGAGAACTGGCTCAAAAGGTCGGGTATGTTCCGCAGGCTCATACCATTGTGTTTCCATTTTCTGTTCTTCAGCTTGTTCTTCTTGGACGAACTCCCCACATTGCCGAGTATTCTAGACCCGGCCAGAAAGATATAAAAATTGCAGAAGAAGCCCTGAAAAGTGTCGGGATTGAACATCTTCGGGATGCTCCGGTAAACCGGATAAGTGGTGGTGAATGCCAGTTAGCCATGATTGCTCGTGCCCTTGCACAGGAACCGTCCATTCTCATACTGGATGAACCGACAAATCATCTGGACTTTGGCAATCAAATACGAATCCTTCATATATTGAATAAACTTGCAAAGGAAAGGAGTATATCGATAATCATGTCTACCCACTATCCGGATCATACCTTTCTTCTCTCCTGTCAGGTCGGAATCATGACAAACGGGATAGTGTCACTAGTGGGCCATGCTGAAGATGTGGTGACTGAGGATTCACTTGAAAAAACATATCAGATTTCTATAGGTATCCACTTTATCGAACCAGCAAAAAGGAATGTCTGTGTTCCCTCTTATCCCTAA